A window from Phoenix dactylifera cultivar Barhee BC4 unplaced genomic scaffold, palm_55x_up_171113_PBpolish2nd_filt_p 000882F, whole genome shotgun sequence encodes these proteins:
- the LOC103721614 gene encoding heptahelical transmembrane protein 4-like has translation MSLEDSMAVSAVAFEKTCSLESSGESNGMQLREGGVKKGVAKEVKRELVDFDSLPDYLKDNEFILGYYRCEWPLKDTILSIFSIHNETLNVWTHLIGFLIFLSLTALTAMMIPREMNVPSMQHSSSLVTETNLSMGQPGVIACLPSPLPVDESKNSTPALSSWHLPELLVNCFPRRFSHARNITNPCALTSVTNPMTKITSPLLMKEVSRWPFFAFLCGAMFCLLTSSICHLILCHSERMAYVMLRLDYTGITALIVTSFYPLVYYSFLCEPFYCHLYMSFITAFGLATISVSLVPVFQTTEFRSVRAGLFFCMGVSGLVPIMHKLTAFHRRPEAILSTGYELLMGTFYGLGVVVYATRIPERWMPGKFDIVGHSHQLFHVLVIAGAYTHYLAGLVYLKWRDTEGCCLMEL, from the exons ATGAGCTTGGAGGATTCCATGGCGGTTTCTGCCGTCGCATTCGAGAAAACTTGCTCTCTTGAAAGCTCTGGTGAAAGTAATGGAATGCAGTTGAGGGAAGGGGGCGTTAAGAAGGGAGTGGCCAAAGAAGTTAAGCGTGAGCTGGTGGATTTCGACTCCTTGCCGGATTATTTGAAGGACAACGAGTTCATCTTGGGCTACTATCGATGCGAATGGCCTCTGAAGGACACAATCCTCAGCATCTTCTCCATTCACAACGAGACCCTGAACGTTTGGAC GCATTTGATTGGATTTCTTATCTTTCTTTCTCTGACTGCGCTCACTGCAATGATGATACCGAGAGAAATGAACGTCCCATCCATGCAACACTCCTCCAGTCTAGTGACGGAAACCAATCTTTCGATGGGGCAGCCTGGGGTCATTGCTTGCCTGCCCTCTCCACTTCCAGTGGATGAATCGAAGAATTCTACGCCAGCTTTATCAAGTTGGCATCTTCCTGAGCTTCTTGTCAACTGCTTCCCAAGGAGATTCTCCCATGCCAGAAACATCACCAATCCATGTGCTCTG ACGAGCGTGACGAACCCCATGACCAAAATAACATCGCCGCTGCTCATGAAGGAGGTCTCTCGCTGGCCATTCTTTGCCTTCTTGTGTGGAGCCATGTTCTGCCTTCTCACCAGCAGTATATGCCACCTTATCTTGTGCCACTCCGAACGAATGGCCTACGTTATGCTGCGGCTCGACTACACCGGCATAACAGCCCTCATTGTCACCTCCTTCTATCCTCTAGTCTACTACTCCTTCCTGTGTGAACCTTTCTACTGCCACCTTTACATGAGCTTCATCACAGCCTTTGGGCTGGCCACCATCTCGGTCTCTCTTGTGCCTGTCTTCCAGACCACAGAGTTCCGGTCTGTGAGAGCCGGGCTATTCTTCTGCATGGGAGTATCAGGACTGGTGCCCATAATGCACAAATTGACTGCATTCCATCGCCGGCCTGAGGCGATCCTCTCGACGGGGTACGAGTTGTTGATGGGTACATTTTACGGCCTGGGGGTTGTGGTCTACGCTACGAGGATACCGGAGCGGTGGATGCCCGGAAAGTTCGACATCGTCGGCCATAGCCATCAGCTATTCCATGTGTTGGTGATTGCAGGGGCTTACACTCACTATCTTGCAGGCCTGGTATACCTCAAGTGGAGAGACACTGAAGGTTGTTGTTTGATGGAATTATAG
- the LOC103721607 gene encoding cyclin-D1-1-like isoform X1, translating into MVLTPELLTASSNLFCAEDADDVASWDDDGVAAVDEEWTLPVSPGERPVAALLAAELGHMPQPDYLSRFHARSLDSTARQDAINWILKVNEFYRFRPVTAYLSVNYLDRFLSSHSLPATQDQRSGWPMQLLSVACVSVAAKMEETHVPLLLDLQVLDPRFVFEPRTVRRMELLLMAALRWRMRSVTPFDFLPHLAAALLPSSADSAALLSRAADLILSTHRVVDFLAYRPSAIAAAAVLCAADEIADFPARDDGDSSSRFDEWVRKVQETVRGCRQLMEEYLIDTCPSAGRAKPGREPPTPQSPVGVLDAAACGSCDTQKSSAAPVPEPPPKRRRLGEGRCIESIDTGNDG; encoded by the exons ATGGTGCTCACCCCGGAGCTTCTCACCGCGTCCTCTAATCTGTTCTGCGCCGAGGACGCCGACGATGTGGCCTCGTGGGACGACGACGGCGTCGCCGCCGTCGACGAGGAGTGGACCCTTCCTGTCTCCCCCGGGGAACGCCCCGTAGCCGCCCTTCTCGCCGCCGAGCTCGGCCACATGCCCCAGCCCGACTACCTCTCCCGCTTCCACGcccgctccctcgactccactGCCCGTCAGGACGCCATCAACTGGATCCTCAAG GTGAACGAGTTCTACCGCTTCCGGCCGGTGACGGCGTACCTTTCCGTTAACTACCTCGACCGATTTCTCTCCTCGCATAGCCTACCG GCGACGCAGGACCAGAGGAGCGGGTGGCCGATGCAGCTGCTTTCGGTGGCGTGCGTGTCGGTGGCGGCGAAGATGGAGGAGACGCACGTGCCGCTGCTGCTGGATCTCCAGGTCCTGGACCCGCGCTTCGTGTTCGAGCCCCGCACCGTCCGGCGGATGGAGCTCCTACTCATGGCCGCCCTCCGCTGGCGGATGCGATCCGTCACCCCCTTCGACTTCCTTCCCCACCTCGCCGCCgccctcctcccctcctccgCAGACTCGGCCGCCCTCCTCTCCCGCGCCGCCGATCTCATTCTCAGCACCCACCGTG TGGTGGATTTCTTGGCTTACCGGCCGTCAGCCATCGCCGCCGCTGCCGTCCTCTGCGCCGCGGACGAGATCGCCGACTTCCCTGCCCGAGACGACGGCGATTCATCGAGCCGCTTCGACGAGTGGGTGAGAAAG GTTCAGGAAACGGTACGCGGGTGTCGCCAGCTAATGGAGGAGTACCTGATAGACACGTGCCCTTCGGCTGGGCGGGCGAAGCCGGGGCGCGAGCCGCCGACGCCGCAGAGCCCGGTCGGCGTGCTGGACGCCGCGGCGTGCGGGAGCTGCGACACCCAGAAATCTTCCGCCGCGCCCGTCCCCGAGCCGCCCCCCAAGCGCCGCCGCCTGGGCGAGGGCCGTTGTATAGAGAGTATAGATACAGGCAATGATGGGTAA
- the LOC103721607 gene encoding cyclin-D1-1-like isoform X3, which produces MVLTPELLTASSNLFCAEDADDVASWDDDGVAAVDEEWTLPVSPGERPVAALLAAELGHMPQPDYLSRFHARSLDSTARQDAINWILKVNEFYRFRPVTAYLSVNYLDRFLSSHSLPDQRSGWPMQLLSVACVSVAAKMEETHVPLLLDLQVLDPRFVFEPRTVRRMELLLMAALRWRMRSVTPFDFLPHLAAALLPSSADSAALLSRAADLILSTHRVVDFLAYRPSAIAAAAVLCAADEIADFPARDDGDSSSRFDEWVRKVQETVRGCRQLMEEYLIDTCPSAGRAKPGREPPTPQSPVGVLDAAACGSCDTQKSSAAPVPEPPPKRRRLGEGRCIESIDTGNDG; this is translated from the exons ATGGTGCTCACCCCGGAGCTTCTCACCGCGTCCTCTAATCTGTTCTGCGCCGAGGACGCCGACGATGTGGCCTCGTGGGACGACGACGGCGTCGCCGCCGTCGACGAGGAGTGGACCCTTCCTGTCTCCCCCGGGGAACGCCCCGTAGCCGCCCTTCTCGCCGCCGAGCTCGGCCACATGCCCCAGCCCGACTACCTCTCCCGCTTCCACGcccgctccctcgactccactGCCCGTCAGGACGCCATCAACTGGATCCTCAAG GTGAACGAGTTCTACCGCTTCCGGCCGGTGACGGCGTACCTTTCCGTTAACTACCTCGACCGATTTCTCTCCTCGCATAGCCTACCG GACCAGAGGAGCGGGTGGCCGATGCAGCTGCTTTCGGTGGCGTGCGTGTCGGTGGCGGCGAAGATGGAGGAGACGCACGTGCCGCTGCTGCTGGATCTCCAGGTCCTGGACCCGCGCTTCGTGTTCGAGCCCCGCACCGTCCGGCGGATGGAGCTCCTACTCATGGCCGCCCTCCGCTGGCGGATGCGATCCGTCACCCCCTTCGACTTCCTTCCCCACCTCGCCGCCgccctcctcccctcctccgCAGACTCGGCCGCCCTCCTCTCCCGCGCCGCCGATCTCATTCTCAGCACCCACCGTG TGGTGGATTTCTTGGCTTACCGGCCGTCAGCCATCGCCGCCGCTGCCGTCCTCTGCGCCGCGGACGAGATCGCCGACTTCCCTGCCCGAGACGACGGCGATTCATCGAGCCGCTTCGACGAGTGGGTGAGAAAG GTTCAGGAAACGGTACGCGGGTGTCGCCAGCTAATGGAGGAGTACCTGATAGACACGTGCCCTTCGGCTGGGCGGGCGAAGCCGGGGCGCGAGCCGCCGACGCCGCAGAGCCCGGTCGGCGTGCTGGACGCCGCGGCGTGCGGGAGCTGCGACACCCAGAAATCTTCCGCCGCGCCCGTCCCCGAGCCGCCCCCCAAGCGCCGCCGCCTGGGCGAGGGCCGTTGTATAGAGAGTATAGATACAGGCAATGATGGGTAA
- the LOC103721607 gene encoding cyclin-D1-1-like isoform X2 has protein sequence MVLTPELLTASSNLFCAEDADDVASWDDDGVAAVDEEWTLPVSPGERPVAALLAAELGHMPQPDYLSRFHARSLDSTARQDAINWILKVNEFYRFRPVTAYLSVNYLDRFLSSHSLPATQDQRSGWPMQLLSVACVSVAAKMEETHVPLLLDLQVLDPRFVFEPRTVRRMELLLMAALRWRMRSVTPFDFLPHLAAALLPSSADSAALLSRAADLILSTHRVVDFLAYRPSAIAAAAVLCAADEIADFPARDDGDSSSRFDEWVRKETVRGCRQLMEEYLIDTCPSAGRAKPGREPPTPQSPVGVLDAAACGSCDTQKSSAAPVPEPPPKRRRLGEGRCIESIDTGNDG, from the exons ATGGTGCTCACCCCGGAGCTTCTCACCGCGTCCTCTAATCTGTTCTGCGCCGAGGACGCCGACGATGTGGCCTCGTGGGACGACGACGGCGTCGCCGCCGTCGACGAGGAGTGGACCCTTCCTGTCTCCCCCGGGGAACGCCCCGTAGCCGCCCTTCTCGCCGCCGAGCTCGGCCACATGCCCCAGCCCGACTACCTCTCCCGCTTCCACGcccgctccctcgactccactGCCCGTCAGGACGCCATCAACTGGATCCTCAAG GTGAACGAGTTCTACCGCTTCCGGCCGGTGACGGCGTACCTTTCCGTTAACTACCTCGACCGATTTCTCTCCTCGCATAGCCTACCG GCGACGCAGGACCAGAGGAGCGGGTGGCCGATGCAGCTGCTTTCGGTGGCGTGCGTGTCGGTGGCGGCGAAGATGGAGGAGACGCACGTGCCGCTGCTGCTGGATCTCCAGGTCCTGGACCCGCGCTTCGTGTTCGAGCCCCGCACCGTCCGGCGGATGGAGCTCCTACTCATGGCCGCCCTCCGCTGGCGGATGCGATCCGTCACCCCCTTCGACTTCCTTCCCCACCTCGCCGCCgccctcctcccctcctccgCAGACTCGGCCGCCCTCCTCTCCCGCGCCGCCGATCTCATTCTCAGCACCCACCGTG TGGTGGATTTCTTGGCTTACCGGCCGTCAGCCATCGCCGCCGCTGCCGTCCTCTGCGCCGCGGACGAGATCGCCGACTTCCCTGCCCGAGACGACGGCGATTCATCGAGCCGCTTCGACGAGTGGGTGAGAAAG GAAACGGTACGCGGGTGTCGCCAGCTAATGGAGGAGTACCTGATAGACACGTGCCCTTCGGCTGGGCGGGCGAAGCCGGGGCGCGAGCCGCCGACGCCGCAGAGCCCGGTCGGCGTGCTGGACGCCGCGGCGTGCGGGAGCTGCGACACCCAGAAATCTTCCGCCGCGCCCGTCCCCGAGCCGCCCCCCAAGCGCCGCCGCCTGGGCGAGGGCCGTTGTATAGAGAGTATAGATACAGGCAATGATGGGTAA